The Zonotrichia albicollis isolate bZonAlb1 chromosome 6, bZonAlb1.hap1, whole genome shotgun sequence genome window below encodes:
- the GPR65 gene encoding psychosine receptor produces the protein MNNSTACHDDHTLDKYLFPFVYSVVMMISIPINCISLYASCIQVRKKNELAVYIFSLSLADLLYSLILPLWIDYAWHGDDWRLSALLCQIFAFLTYMNFYTSTAFLACISLDRYLALVHPLKLQYLRTRRFSLIVSVIVWLLESIFNSVILVKKEVFNDPCNFTNHTLCYDNYPLKRWQANINLFRICSGYLVPLIIIVFCYHKIYQVVRCNQATVDEEKKKVKKLIVNITVSFIVCFTPYHVVLLIRSIKEPSTSDPHLLLLLYKVYRVTQALTSLNCIADPILYCFVSETARTEIVNLLRYCLCLRKRGEDQVKGHALCSSATKNTALVTYRSSCETQTVKIS, from the coding sequence ATGAACAACAGCACTGCCTGCCATGATGATCACACCCTGGATAAGTATTTGTTTCCATTTGTGTACAGTGTTGTGATGATGATCAGTATTCCCATCAACTGCATATCCCTCTATGCATCTTGCATTCAGGTGAGGAAAAAGAATGAGCTAGCAGTCTACATCTTTAGCCTGTCCCTGGCTGACCTTTTGTACTCCTTGATTCTTCCTCTGTGGATTGATTATGCCTGGCATGGAGATGACTGGAGGCTCTCTGCCTTGCTTTGTCAGATTTTTGCCTTCCTTACCTATATGAATTTCTACACCAGCACTGCGTTCCTTGCTTGCATCTCTCTTGACAGGTACCTGGCATTAGTTCACCCCTTGAAGCTCCAGTACTTGCGCACAAGAAGATTTTCATTGATTGTCAGTGTAATTGTTTGGCTTCTGGAAAGCATCTTTAATTCTGTCATATTGGTGAAAAAAGAAGTATTCAATGATCCTTGCAATTTCACTAATCATACATTATGCTATGATAACTACCCCCTGAAAAGGTGGCAGGCGAACATAAATTTATTCCGGATATGCTCAGGGTACCTGGTCCCTTTGATAATCATTGTGTTTTGCTACCATAAAATCTACCAAGTAGTGAGATGTAACCAAGCCACAGtagatgaagaaaagaaaaaagtgaaaaaacttATTGTGAACATCACAGTTAGTTTCATTGTTTGCTTCACTCCTTATCATGTTGTACTGCTTATCCGCAGCATCAAAGAACCTTCTACCTCTGACCCACATCTTTTGTTGCTGCTGTATAAGGTTTACAGAGTCACACAGGCCTTAACAAGTTTGAATTGCATCGCAGATCCCATTCTGTACTGCTTTGTGAGTGAAACTGCACGGACAGAGATAGTGAATTTGCTCAGGTATTGCTTGTGCCTACGAAAGCGTGGGGAAGACCAAGTGAAAGGACATGCTCTGTGCAGTTCTGCTACAAAAAACACTGCACTGGTCACCTACAGAAGTTCCTGTGAAACACAGACTGTCAAAATTTCCTAA